A genomic window from Punica granatum isolate Tunisia-2019 chromosome 2, ASM765513v2, whole genome shotgun sequence includes:
- the LOC116195661 gene encoding uncharacterized protein LOC116195661, with product MENPAKRVLLTSSGDDVSISLALHLANRGCRLVLMGDGGVLRSIIRDRFVGSMGVFSTVEVVGLDMEEDSEAVFEEAVDKAWNFFGGLDAFVNCYTYEGKIQDPLQVEEGEFKKMVKINFTSAWSLLRAVSRRMRDNKSGGSIVFLTTIIGGERGLYPGAAIYGSCLAGVEQLVRATAMDIGKYKIRVNAIARGLHLADEYPKAVGRDRAKSLVKDVAPLNRWLNPKNDLASTVIYLISDGSQFMTGTTTYVDGAQSIVRPRMRSFM from the exons ATGGAGAATCCGGCGAAGAGGGTTTTGCTCACTTCTAGTGGCGACGATGTCTCGATCAGTCTCGCCCTGCATTTGGCCAACCGAGGCTGCAG ATTGGTTTTGATGGGAGATGGGGGAGTGCTGAGGAGCATCATCAGAGACCGGTTCGTTGGCTCCATGGGTGTTTTTAGCACTGTTGAGGTGGTCGGTTTGGACATGGAGGAGGACAGTGAGGCCGTATTTGAGGAAGCTGTTGATAAGGCGTGGAATTTCTTCGGGGGTTTGGATGCTTTTGTGAATTGCTACACCTACGAAG GGAAGATTCAAGACCCTTTACAAGTGGAAGAAGGCGAGTTCAAAAAGAtggttaaaataaattttacatCAGCGTGGTCTCTTTTGAGGGCAGTCAGTCGGAGAATGCGGGACAACAAGTCCGGAGGCTCCATTGTGTTCTTGACAACGATAATCGGGGGGGAGAGGGGGCTCTATCCTGGAGCTGCTATATATGGCTCTTGTTTGGCAGGAGTAGAGCAGCTAGTTCGT GCTACGGCGATGGACATCGGGAAGTACAAAATCAGGGTTAATGCGATTGCTCGGGGCCTGCACCTGGCAGATGAGTACCCGAAGGCAGTAGGCCGGGACAGGGCAAAAAGCCTGGTGAAGGATGTGGCTCCACTCAATAGATGGCTTAATCCTAAGAACGACCTAGCCTCGACTGTGATTTACTTGATCAGTGATGGATCTCAGTTCATGACTGGGACAACTACATATGTCGACGGGGCACAATCCATAGTGAGGCCTCGGATGCGATCTTTTATGTAG
- the LOC116196046 gene encoding ABC transporter I family member 11, chloroplastic, which translates to MISRHGLDGKTVFPLSFPRKRWKATGVLGPLGPSINMERPIYRAQILAHSEGPAHNHSSALPPSALLNEGNTEHRETGTQTEAEMVVSCLSSSSPVSCPGIRIRAPISVNSRARVSSVRLHCCRTHCSYSCFEVKDVHYRPPGTQLNLLKGVSFSLPEKSFGLIFGQSGSGKTTLLQLLAGLNEPTAGSICIQNYNVSGDLKGPPEPLVSKKVGIVFQFPERYFITDNVLDEITFGWPRQRGTTQFREQLALKLERAFNWVGLDRISLGKDPQSLSGGYKRRLALAIQLVEVPDLLILDEPLAGLDWKARSDVVKLLKHLKREVTILVVSHDLKELVRLVDRSWRMEMGGVLREEPLPH; encoded by the exons ATGATCAGTCGGCATGGATTGGATGGGAAAACAGTTTTCCCACTCAGTTTTCCTAGGAAACGCTGGAAGGCTACTGGAGTTCTGGGCCCATTGGGCCCATCGATTAACATGGAACGACCCATTTACAGGGCCCAGATATTGGCACACTCCGAAGGCCCAGCCCACAATCATTCCTCTGCTCTGCCTCCCTCGGCTCTGCTCAACGAAGGAAATACAGAGCACAGAGAGACAGGGACACAGACAGAGGCAGAGATGGTGGTGTCCTGTCTCTCTTCGTCTTCCCCGGTCAGCTGCCCAGGGATTCGAATCCGAGCACCCATTTCGGTCAACTCACGCGCCAG GGTAAGCTCAGTTCGCCTCCACTGTTGCAGGACACATTGCAGTTACTCATGCTTCGAA GTTAAGGACGTCCATTATCGACCGCCTGGGACTCAACTGAACCTTCTAAAGGGAGTCAGTTTCTCCCTTCCAGAGAAAAG TTTTGGCTTGATTTTTGGCCAGAGTGGCAGTGGGAAAACCACTCTCTTGCAG CTCCTAGCAGGATTGAATGAACCAACTGCAGGTTCAATTTGTATTCAGAACTACAATGTCAGTGGTGATCTGAAAGGACCTCCAGAACCCTTGGTTTCAAAAAAAGTTGGGATTGTGTTCCAGTTTCCCGAGAG GTACTTCATCACTGATAACGTGCTTGATGAGATAACATTTGGATGGCCGAGGCAAAGAGGTACCACTCAATTTAGAGAGCAGCTTGCTTTGAAATTGGAGAGAGCTTTCAACTGG GTTGGTTTGGACAGAATCTCACTGGGAAAAGATCCGCAATCACTTAGCGGTGGCTACAAACGCCGACTTGCTCTCGCAATTCAATTG GTAGAAGTACCCGATCTATTAATACTGGACGAGCCTCTTGCTGGTCTTG ATTGGAAGGCTCGTTCAGATGTTGTCAAGCTTTTGAAGCATCTTAAAAGGGAAGTAACAATCCTTGTCGTGAGCCATGACTTGAA GGAGTTGGTACGACTGGTAGATCGATCTTGGAGGATGGAGATGGGTGGGGTTTTGCGGGAAGAGCCACTGCCTCATTAA